From Solanum lycopersicum chromosome 8, SLM_r2.1, the proteins below share one genomic window:
- the LOC109120878 gene encoding uncharacterized protein, translating into MRRGGEVAGKNHDPPQAPVEGVAMPVNPGGFTDAKIWQDSRSLGGFPIIWGLFNTAFLERFFPREMRKARVEEFVNLMLGSMTVREYSLEFVNLSWYATSIVSSCRNEMIRFLKKLPEICWRSVDLRCSTITGTSPGATAAKPPKRNRFYALKAREEQEKSADVVTCKLQVFSNSTNALLDQSSTLSFITPLLAITFDIFPDVLRDPIVVSTPLGENVKTNRLHKDCPTVVSCKTMSADLVELPMHHFDVILCMDWLHSSYAFMDYHRRVVWSSSGRGKATIVADALRRMRMGSTTHVEDRKKDLVKDVHRLARLGMRLVDSTSGGVSLHPRSESSLVVEVKKGQHFDPVLMELKDLIIEEAHGSTYSIHPGSTKMYPYLKKIYWWDDMNKDIAEYVAKCPNCQKVKTENLKPSGLTQIIERSFQKRLGIQVKLGTAFNLHTDRKVERTIQTLEDMLRACLIDFRGSWDDHVPLIEFSYNNSYHSSIGIVPFEALYSRRCRSPVGWFEVEDSSIFCQEIIHKALEKFRVIRDRLATSYTRQKPYADNRK; encoded by the exons ATGAGAAGAGGAGGAGAAGTTGCTGGGAAAAATCACgatccaccccaggctccagttGAAGGAGTCGCTATGCCAGTTAATCCTGGTGGGTTTACCGATGCGAAG ATATGGCAAGATAGCCGATCTTTGGGCGGATTTCCGATCATATGGGGGCTGTTTAATACAGCCTTCCTAGAGAGATtcttcccaagggagatgaGAAAGGCCAGAGTTGAGGAGTTTGTCAACCTTATGCTGGGATCAATGacagtcagggagtattccctagAGTTTGTTAACCTATCGTGGTATGCTACTTCAATTGTATCTAGCTGCAGGAATGAGATGATTAGGTTCCTCAAAAAATTACCAGAGATTTGTTGGAGGAGTGTTGATCTGCGTTGCTCCACAATAACAGGAACCTCTCCAG GTGCAACAGCAGCCAagcctcctaagaggaacaGGTTCTACGCCTTGAAGGCaagggaggagcaggagaaaTCTGCTGATGTGGTTACATGTAAGCTTCAAGTATTCTCAAATTCTACTAatgctttacttgatcaaaGTTCTACACTTTCTTTCATAACTCCATTACTTGCTAtcacttttgatatatttcctGATGTTCTAcgtgatcctatagtggttagtacacctttaggagaaaatgtaaaaaCAAATAGACTACACAAGGATTGCCCAACAGTTGTAAGTTGTAAAACCATGTCTGcagacttggttgagttaccaatgcatcattttgatgttattctttgcatggactggcttcatagTAGTTATGCATTTATGGATTATCATAGAAGGGTTGTATGGAGCTcgtctgggaggg GTAAAGCTACTATtgtagctgatgctttgagAAGGATGCGCATGGGAAGTACAACCCACGTTGAGGATAGGAAGAAGGATTTGGTGAAAGATGTACATAGACTTGCAAGATTGGGTATGCGgttagttgactctactagtgggggtgtttcacTTCATCCTCGTTCTGAATCGTCcttggtagttgaagtcaagaagggtcagcatTTTGATCCTGTTTTGATGGAGTTAAAGGActta ATCATTGAAGAGGCTCATGGTTCAACATATTCCATACATCctggttccaccaagatgtatcctTATCTTAAGAAGATATACTGGTGGGACGACATGAATAAGGACATTGCTGAATATgtggccaagtgtcctaattgtcaaaaAGTTAAGACAGAAAATCTTAAGCCTAGCGgtcttactcagattattgag AGATCCTTCCAGAAGAGATTAGGCATACAGGTGAAGCTTGGTACTGCCTTTAATCTTCACACTGATAGGAAGGTTGAGCGcaccattcagacattggaAGACATGTTGAGGGCGTGTCTGATTGACTTTAGGGGTAGTTGGGACGACCATgtgcctttgatagagttctcgtataataatagttatcactccagcattgggatagtaccatttgaggcactgtatagcaggaggtgtaggtctccagttgggtggttcgaggtcgaagattcatcaattttttgtcAAGAGATCATTCATAAGGCCTTAGAGAAGTTCAgggtgattagggacaggttggctaCTTCTTACACTCGGCAGAAGCCTTATGCAGACAATAGAAAATag